TAGCGCAAAACTGAGAGCAGCAATAAAAATATGATAGCAAATACCCTTAAACAGGACATACCACAGGAAACTGTGTCTGAAAAAAAAGTACCCAAACCGAAAAAAGAAAAATCTTTCGGCAAAACTGCACACAGCATTATTGACGGTACTATCATCACACGAGAAGAGATTTCCAGACATCTTCCTTTCCTGTTTTTTTTAACCCTACTTGCCATTATTTATATAGCCAATAGCTACAGAGCACAGAAAGTGGCTTACTCTATCGGAAAATTAAAAAATGAATTGCATCAACTCAGATACGAATATATTGAAACACAATCAAATTTAAAAAACATGAGCCGTCAGTCAGAAGTGGTGAAAGAAATAGCCAATACCGGATTAAAAGAAGCCAAAACACCGGCTATTGTGCTCACGCCAGATAAAAAAACAAACCGCGAATAAAATTTTAAAAAGTAAAACAGTGGGTGATAAAAGGGAAATATTAAAACGAATAATTACTATCTATATCATAGTAATTGCTATTTGTTTGGGTATTTTTGCCAAAGTAGTTTATATTCAAGTAGCTGAAGGAGATTATTGGGAAAAAATCGCCAAAAAACAAACTTTTCACCAAGACACCCTTTTTGCAGTCAGAGGCAATATTTATTCAGATGATATGCAATTGCTGGCAACTACCGTGCCTATTTTCGACATCTCCTGGGATGCAAAAGTGGTACACGACACTGTCGTTCAAAAATATATAGACGGTTTAGCAGATAGCCTTGCAAGCA
The Lentimicrobiaceae bacterium genome window above contains:
- a CDS encoding FtsL-like putative cell division protein, whose translation is MIANTLKQDIPQETVSEKKVPKPKKEKSFGKTAHSIIDGTIITREEISRHLPFLFFLTLLAIIYIANSYRAQKVAYSIGKLKNELHQLRYEYIETQSNLKNMSRQSEVVKEIANTGLKEAKTPAIVLTPDKKTNRE